Proteins from one Drosophila gunungcola strain Sukarami chromosome 3R, Dgunungcola_SK_2, whole genome shotgun sequence genomic window:
- the LOC128252129 gene encoding proteoglycan Cow isoform X2, with amino-acid sequence MKHSPLIASACLALVLMSSSLIGSSEARNKKKYVGETGGDFEFIDEINKNTQSNKNLGEHKRWIHDPSSDLCRPLNCKKREICLLEDEFSAVCVSKKELHKNRDEIITKAKYLEEEAKRRVNQQDNQDSQDAEDINNDDEDNSSDGGSSNTNPSRPNNGQANVQANEDADDEDKSLSLGDEDESKEDDVFYENSIATGDKQQPQQQQQQQQQSQPPAAQSTIQQDDDEELDNCKPCPVAIPTFLCGADNRTYSSLCRLDYHNCIHSTSIRIACKGFCPCKENVDGKRLQRISAYNKYNKKISLDQQQQQQQQQQQQQAYKDSNNNNIMMSSGNIMGGNNNDFNTIMTDKEDNNRHYNHINAQYTFTPEEIKYDNKHYKYLKYTAYKKDSKYQEDKHKMRNYNEVVEKQQQKFNKNSNNLNAYPSKSAECKPQQLTAIGNRLLDWFSVIMADSKKRRQHSQKSKAHFPPACKTEAKWMFGHLDLNNDGQLSLQEMYDLEHDQNERCIKPFIDTCDLDTDSSINTREWCRCFEKTDRPCAAVRRRIAGDFAGAYAPDCDIQGFYKTTQCHNSVGVCWCVDKHGVEFANTRTRGKPNCESVVNNAASLTSDDEDEGADDEDSAEGSADQVLVF; translated from the exons ATCAACAAAAACACGCAGAGCAACAAGAATCTGGGCGAGCACAAGCGCTGGATACACGATCCCTCGA GTGACCTTTGCCGACCGCTGAACTGCAAGAAGCGTGAAATTTGCCTGCTGGAGGACGAGTTCAGCGCCGTGTGCGTGTCGAAGAAGGAGCTCCACAAGAATCG TGATGAGATAATCACCAAGGCCAAATACTTGGAAGAGGAGGCGAAGCGGCGTGTCAACCAGCAGGACAACCAGGACAGCCAGGACGCGGAGGACATCAACAACGACGACGAGGACAACAGCAGCgatggcggcagcagcaacaccaacccCAGCAGACCCAACAACGGCCAGGCCAATGTCCAGGCCAACGAGGATGCCGACGACGAAGATAAGAGTCTGAGCCTGGGCGACGAAGACGAGTCCAAGGAGGATGATGTCTTCTATGAGAACAGTATCGCCACCGGCGATaagcagcagccacagcagcagcaacaacagcagcagcaatcccAGCCTCCGGCAGCACAATCTACCATCCAGCAGGATGACGACGAGGAGTTGGA CAACTGCAAGCCGTGTCCTGTGGCCATACCAACGTTCCTGTGCGGTGCCGACAACAGGACCTACTCATCACTATGCAGATTGGATTATCACAATTGCATACATTCGACGTCCATACGGATCGCCTGCAAAGGATTCTGTCCCTGCAAGG agaACGTCGATGGCAAGCGGTTGCAGCGCATCTCCGCCTACAACAAGTACAACAAGAAGATCAGCCTcgaccagcagcagcagcagcaacaacaacaacaacaacagcaggccTACAaggacagcaacaacaacaacatcatgATGTCAAGCGGCAACATCATGGGCGGCAATAACAACGACTTCAACACGATCATGACT GACAAAGAGGACAACAACCGGCACTACAACCACATCAACGCCCAGTACACATTCACGCCCGAGGAGATCAAATATGACAACAAACACTACAAGTACCTCAAGTACACGGCCTACAAGAAG GACTCCAAGTACCAGGAGGACAAGCACAAGATGCGCAACTACAACGAGGTGGTcgagaagcagcagcagaagttcaacaaaaacagcaacaacttgAACG CCTACCCCTCGAAGTCGGCGGAGTGCAAGCCGCAGCAGCTGACGGCGATTGGCAACCGGCTGCTGGACTGGTTCTCGGTGATCATGGCGGACAGCAAGAAGCGGCGCCAGCACAGCCAGAAGTCGAAGGCGCACTTCCCGCCCGCCTGCAAGACGGAGGCCAAGTGGATGTTCGGCCACCTGGATCTGAACAACGACGGGCAGCTGTCGCTGCAGGAGATGTACGACCTGGAGCACGACCAGAACGAGCGGTGCATCAAGCCGTTCATCGACACCTGCGACTTGGACACAGACAGCTCGATCAACACCAGGGAGTGGTGTCGGTGCTTCGAGAAGACGGACCGCCCGTGTGCCGCCGTTCGCCGGAGAATCGCCGGCGACTTTGCAG GCGCCTACGCACCGGACTGCGACATCCAGGGATTCTACAAGACCACCCAGTGCCACAACTCGGTGGGAGTTTGCTGGTGCGTGGACAAGCACGGAGTGGAGTTCGCtaacacacgcacacgcgGCAAACCCAACTGCG AGTCCGTAGTTAATAACGCCGCATCGCTCACATccgacgacgaggacgagggCGCCGACGACGAGGACAGCGCGGAGGGCAGCGCCGATCAAGTGCTGGTCTTCTAA
- the LOC128252129 gene encoding proteoglycan Cow isoform X1: MKHSPLIASACLALVLMSSSLIGSSEARNKKKYVGETGGDFEFIDEINKNTQSNKNLGEHKRWIHDPSSDLCRPLNCKKREICLLEDEFSAVCVSKKELHKNRDEIITKAKYLEEEAKRRVNQQDNQDSQDAEDINNDDEDNSSDGGSSNTNPSRPNNGQANVQANEDADDEDKSLSLGDEDESKEDDVFYENSIATGDKQQPQQQQQQQQQSQPPAAQSTIQQDDDEELDNCKPCPVAIPTFLCGADNRTYSSLCRLDYHNCIHSTSIRIACKGFCPCKENVDGKRLQRISAYNKYNKKISLDQQQQQQQQQQQQQAYKDSNNNNIMMSSGNIMGGNNNDFNTIMTDKEDNNRHYNHINAQYTFTPEEIKYDNKHYKYLKYTAYKKDSKYQEDKHKMRNYNEVVEKQQQKFNKNSNNLNAYPSKSAECKPQQLTAIGNRLLDWFSVIMADSKKRRQHSQKSKAHFPPACKTEAKWMFGHLDLNNDGQLSLQEMYDLEHDQNERCIKPFIDTCDLDTDSSINTREWCRCFEKTDRPCAAVRRRIAGDFAGEIGAYAPDCDIQGFYKTTQCHNSVGVCWCVDKHGVEFANTRTRGKPNCESVVNNAASLTSDDEDEGADDEDSAEGSADQVLVF, from the exons ATCAACAAAAACACGCAGAGCAACAAGAATCTGGGCGAGCACAAGCGCTGGATACACGATCCCTCGA GTGACCTTTGCCGACCGCTGAACTGCAAGAAGCGTGAAATTTGCCTGCTGGAGGACGAGTTCAGCGCCGTGTGCGTGTCGAAGAAGGAGCTCCACAAGAATCG TGATGAGATAATCACCAAGGCCAAATACTTGGAAGAGGAGGCGAAGCGGCGTGTCAACCAGCAGGACAACCAGGACAGCCAGGACGCGGAGGACATCAACAACGACGACGAGGACAACAGCAGCgatggcggcagcagcaacaccaacccCAGCAGACCCAACAACGGCCAGGCCAATGTCCAGGCCAACGAGGATGCCGACGACGAAGATAAGAGTCTGAGCCTGGGCGACGAAGACGAGTCCAAGGAGGATGATGTCTTCTATGAGAACAGTATCGCCACCGGCGATaagcagcagccacagcagcagcaacaacagcagcagcaatcccAGCCTCCGGCAGCACAATCTACCATCCAGCAGGATGACGACGAGGAGTTGGA CAACTGCAAGCCGTGTCCTGTGGCCATACCAACGTTCCTGTGCGGTGCCGACAACAGGACCTACTCATCACTATGCAGATTGGATTATCACAATTGCATACATTCGACGTCCATACGGATCGCCTGCAAAGGATTCTGTCCCTGCAAGG agaACGTCGATGGCAAGCGGTTGCAGCGCATCTCCGCCTACAACAAGTACAACAAGAAGATCAGCCTcgaccagcagcagcagcagcaacaacaacaacaacaacagcaggccTACAaggacagcaacaacaacaacatcatgATGTCAAGCGGCAACATCATGGGCGGCAATAACAACGACTTCAACACGATCATGACT GACAAAGAGGACAACAACCGGCACTACAACCACATCAACGCCCAGTACACATTCACGCCCGAGGAGATCAAATATGACAACAAACACTACAAGTACCTCAAGTACACGGCCTACAAGAAG GACTCCAAGTACCAGGAGGACAAGCACAAGATGCGCAACTACAACGAGGTGGTcgagaagcagcagcagaagttcaacaaaaacagcaacaacttgAACG CCTACCCCTCGAAGTCGGCGGAGTGCAAGCCGCAGCAGCTGACGGCGATTGGCAACCGGCTGCTGGACTGGTTCTCGGTGATCATGGCGGACAGCAAGAAGCGGCGCCAGCACAGCCAGAAGTCGAAGGCGCACTTCCCGCCCGCCTGCAAGACGGAGGCCAAGTGGATGTTCGGCCACCTGGATCTGAACAACGACGGGCAGCTGTCGCTGCAGGAGATGTACGACCTGGAGCACGACCAGAACGAGCGGTGCATCAAGCCGTTCATCGACACCTGCGACTTGGACACAGACAGCTCGATCAACACCAGGGAGTGGTGTCGGTGCTTCGAGAAGACGGACCGCCCGTGTGCCGCCGTTCGCCGGAGAATCGCCGGCGACTTTGCAGGTGAGATAG GCGCCTACGCACCGGACTGCGACATCCAGGGATTCTACAAGACCACCCAGTGCCACAACTCGGTGGGAGTTTGCTGGTGCGTGGACAAGCACGGAGTGGAGTTCGCtaacacacgcacacgcgGCAAACCCAACTGCG AGTCCGTAGTTAATAACGCCGCATCGCTCACATccgacgacgaggacgagggCGCCGACGACGAGGACAGCGCGGAGGGCAGCGCCGATCAAGTGCTGGTCTTCTAA
- the LOC128252129 gene encoding proteoglycan Cow isoform X3, giving the protein MMSSMRTVSPPAISSSHSSSNNSSSNPSLRQHNLPSSRMTTRSWTTASRVLWPYQRSCAVPTTGPTHHYADWIITIAYIRRPYGSPAKDSVPARNVDGKRLQRISAYNKYNKKISLDQQQQQQQQQQQQQAYKDSNNNNIMMSSGNIMGGNNNDFNTIMTDKEDNNRHYNHINAQYTFTPEEIKYDNKHYKYLKYTAYKKDSKYQEDKHKMRNYNEVVEKQQQKFNKNSNNLNAYPSKSAECKPQQLTAIGNRLLDWFSVIMADSKKRRQHSQKSKAHFPPACKTEAKWMFGHLDLNNDGQLSLQEMYDLEHDQNERCIKPFIDTCDLDTDSSINTREWCRCFEKTDRPCAAVRRRIAGDFAGEIGAYAPDCDIQGFYKTTQCHNSVGVCWCVDKHGVEFANTRTRGKPNCESVVNNAASLTSDDEDEGADDEDSAEGSADQVLVF; this is encoded by the exons ATGATGTCTTCTATGAGAACAGTATCGCCACCGGCGATaagcagcagccacagcagcagcaacaacagcagcagcaatcccAGCCTCCGGCAGCACAATCTACCATCCAGCAGGATGACGACGAGGAGTTGGA CAACTGCAAGCCGTGTCCTGTGGCCATACCAACGTTCCTGTGCGGTGCCGACAACAGGACCTACTCATCACTATGCAGATTGGATTATCACAATTGCATACATTCGACGTCCATACGGATCGCCTGCAAAGGATTCTGTCCCTGCAAGG aACGTCGATGGCAAGCGGTTGCAGCGCATCTCCGCCTACAACAAGTACAACAAGAAGATCAGCCTcgaccagcagcagcagcagcaacaacaacaacaacaacagcaggccTACAaggacagcaacaacaacaacatcatgATGTCAAGCGGCAACATCATGGGCGGCAATAACAACGACTTCAACACGATCATGACT GACAAAGAGGACAACAACCGGCACTACAACCACATCAACGCCCAGTACACATTCACGCCCGAGGAGATCAAATATGACAACAAACACTACAAGTACCTCAAGTACACGGCCTACAAGAAG GACTCCAAGTACCAGGAGGACAAGCACAAGATGCGCAACTACAACGAGGTGGTcgagaagcagcagcagaagttcaacaaaaacagcaacaacttgAACG CCTACCCCTCGAAGTCGGCGGAGTGCAAGCCGCAGCAGCTGACGGCGATTGGCAACCGGCTGCTGGACTGGTTCTCGGTGATCATGGCGGACAGCAAGAAGCGGCGCCAGCACAGCCAGAAGTCGAAGGCGCACTTCCCGCCCGCCTGCAAGACGGAGGCCAAGTGGATGTTCGGCCACCTGGATCTGAACAACGACGGGCAGCTGTCGCTGCAGGAGATGTACGACCTGGAGCACGACCAGAACGAGCGGTGCATCAAGCCGTTCATCGACACCTGCGACTTGGACACAGACAGCTCGATCAACACCAGGGAGTGGTGTCGGTGCTTCGAGAAGACGGACCGCCCGTGTGCCGCCGTTCGCCGGAGAATCGCCGGCGACTTTGCAGGTGAGATAG GCGCCTACGCACCGGACTGCGACATCCAGGGATTCTACAAGACCACCCAGTGCCACAACTCGGTGGGAGTTTGCTGGTGCGTGGACAAGCACGGAGTGGAGTTCGCtaacacacgcacacgcgGCAAACCCAACTGCG AGTCCGTAGTTAATAACGCCGCATCGCTCACATccgacgacgaggacgagggCGCCGACGACGAGGACAGCGCGGAGGGCAGCGCCGATCAAGTGCTGGTCTTCTAA